In one window of Heterodontus francisci isolate sHetFra1 chromosome 47, sHetFra1.hap1, whole genome shotgun sequence DNA:
- the LOC137357225 gene encoding NFU1 iron-sulfur cluster scaffold homolog, mitochondrial-like, which translates to MAAAKLGCCWILASRIHTGQLVRRLYCAKKWSGNGMGYQKVLLPSPSFSAPSRSMFIQTQDTPNPNSLKFIPGRPVLESGTMDFSAPRSAYCSPLARQLFRIDGVKGVFLGPDFITITKADDEVEWKLLKPDVYATIMDFFASGLPMLTAEAPRSDTASSEEDDEIVAIIKELLDTRIRPTVQEDGGDVIYKGFEDGIVKLMLQGSCTSCPSSIVTLKSGIQNMLQFYVPEVEGVVQVTDEEQEADAS; encoded by the exons ATGGCGGCGGCGAAGTTGGGCTGTTGCTGGATACTGGCTTCAAG aatacacacaggacagttggtgAGACGTTTGTATTGCGCCAAGAAGTGGAGTGGCAATGGCATGGGATATCAGAAGGTTCTGCTCCCATCACCTTCATTCTCTGCTCCCT CAAGAAGTATGTTTATTCAGACCCAGGACACACCAAACCCAAACAGCTTGAAGTTTATTCCCGGCCGTCCAGTGCTGGAGTCGGGAACCATGGATTTCTCTGCACCGCGCAGTGCTTACTGTTCCCCTTTAGCCAG GCAGCTGTTCAGAATTGATGGAGTGAAAGGGGTTTTCCTTGGGCCTGACTTCATCACCATCACCAAG GCAGATGACGAGGTAGAGTGGAAGCTACTGAAACCAGATGTGTACGCCACCATTATGGATTTCTTCGCGTCTGGGCTCCCTATGCTGACGGCCGAAGCTCCGCGTTCTGACACAG CTTCTTCAGAGGAAGATGATGAAATTGTCGCGATAATTAAGGAGTTGTTGGACACCAGAATTCG GCCTACAGTTCAAGAGGATGGAGGTGACGTGATTTACAAAGGGTTTGAAGATGGCATTGTGAAGTTGATGCTGCAGGGTTCGTGCACCAGCTGTCCAAGCTCTATCGTGACTTTGAAGAGTGGAATTCAAAACATGTTGCAGTTCTATGTCCCAGAGGTAGAAGGCGTTGTACAg GTtacagatgaagaacaagaagctgATGCTTCATGA